One Acetobacterium sp. KB-1 DNA segment encodes these proteins:
- a CDS encoding amino acid adenylation domain-containing protein — protein MKSKPISHPQKRILDSELFVENTTINNIPMIISFPPDSEEQLRQVLEYVVLNTEDLNICFDMDDNGEISQYVSEADLSQISVYDWKEKTSEAVAKSMETLDLYPFGKVFNQFLFRFGIIKGADVTRVHLLLHHAICDGTSVNILCDYIISLYDTLTAGKELFKLHSNTMKYQVVEKAYLESPDCQDDKVYWQELLKDAGDLSQRINVTDSNAARRHILELKPETTQKLNGYLNSFKKPVSPFVFMLALSSLYFARFNNARKAVLSMGFGNRIYDDEINHSLGMYVSTVPVMTDFEIETPFSKFLISSKESMKKSLSHSRYPFDLILTDQPAEVSEKLMNVAIVSNATKAMPYPVTAGVMNTGIAGITIRVNLAKDDSQGLQAIAYDYKTACFGENQILNMAAAMESMIVAIINDPEISCAKIPVIAASEESRLLRDFNQNDQVYSDQAQSIVEMFRNQAAKLPDQVAVVFKDKTLTFKEVDEITTKLAKHLKKMGVHKETVVGIMIDRSELMVVYPLAVLKAGAAYMPLDYSFPADRLAYMLADADVKLILSENNLPEEHLPDFAGHVIKTEVLENLADDKRITLEMPEAGDQFVVLYTSGSTGMPKGCVLEHGNLTNFCKWFQSYYAVTDADRCGAYANFGFDAHMLDLYPYLTAGAGVCIIPSEIRLDFIALNEYYEKNKVTLAFMTTQLGRQFVQEIDNKSLRALTIGGEKLPSISLPDYDLFHAYGPTECTIFSTVRKFQTEKDCLLIGGPIGNYQLFVLDEQLQVLPIGAIGELCVGGAGVGRCYLNREELTREKFIKWQGQRIYRTGDFVRWLENGEIEFIGRMDGQVKLRGLRIELGEVESRMAQFEGITASLRESPPV, from the coding sequence ATGAAAAGTAAACCCATCAGCCATCCGCAAAAGCGGATTTTAGACAGTGAACTATTTGTGGAAAACACCACCATCAACAATATACCGATGATTATTTCCTTTCCCCCAGATAGTGAAGAACAGCTTAGACAGGTTTTAGAGTATGTGGTACTCAATACCGAGGATCTGAATATTTGCTTTGATATGGACGACAATGGTGAGATTAGTCAATATGTGAGCGAAGCGGATCTGTCCCAGATAAGTGTTTATGATTGGAAGGAGAAAACCAGCGAAGCAGTAGCGAAATCCATGGAAACGCTCGATCTTTATCCTTTTGGTAAGGTATTTAATCAATTTTTGTTTCGCTTTGGGATTATTAAAGGTGCCGATGTAACCAGGGTTCATTTGCTGCTTCACCATGCGATCTGTGATGGTACCAGTGTTAATATTCTTTGTGATTATATTATTTCGCTTTATGATACCTTGACAGCAGGTAAAGAGCTGTTTAAGCTCCATTCCAACACGATGAAATATCAAGTGGTTGAAAAGGCTTATCTGGAATCGCCGGATTGTCAGGATGATAAGGTTTATTGGCAGGAGCTATTAAAGGATGCTGGGGATCTTTCGCAAAGAATAAATGTTACTGATAGCAATGCTGCCAGACGCCATATTTTAGAACTGAAACCGGAAACGACCCAGAAACTGAATGGCTATTTAAACAGTTTTAAAAAGCCGGTATCGCCCTTTGTTTTTATGCTGGCCCTTTCAAGTCTTTATTTTGCGCGCTTTAATAATGCCAGAAAAGCAGTTCTTTCGATGGGTTTTGGCAATCGGATTTATGATGATGAAATCAATCATTCGCTGGGGATGTATGTTAGTACGGTACCGGTAATGACCGATTTTGAAATCGAAACCCCCTTTTCAAAGTTTCTGATCAGTTCAAAAGAGTCCATGAAAAAAAGTCTTAGCCATTCTCGCTATCCCTTTGACTTAATCCTTACAGATCAGCCGGCAGAGGTATCCGAAAAACTGATGAATGTGGCCATTGTTTCCAATGCCACTAAAGCGATGCCTTATCCGGTTACTGCAGGAGTGATGAATACTGGGATTGCCGGGATTACGATTCGGGTAAATTTGGCAAAGGACGATAGCCAGGGGCTTCAGGCGATAGCCTATGATTACAAAACCGCCTGTTTTGGTGAGAATCAGATTCTTAATATGGCCGCCGCCATGGAAAGTATGATTGTGGCAATTATTAATGACCCGGAAATCTCCTGCGCTAAAATTCCAGTGATCGCGGCCAGCGAAGAAAGTCGTTTGCTAAGGGACTTTAACCAGAATGATCAGGTCTATTCGGATCAAGCTCAGAGTATTGTCGAAATGTTTAGAAACCAAGCGGCAAAATTACCAGATCAAGTGGCGGTAGTTTTTAAAGACAAAACCCTGACTTTTAAAGAGGTTGATGAGATAACCACAAAACTAGCCAAACATCTTAAAAAGATGGGGGTTCATAAAGAAACCGTGGTGGGAATTATGATTGACCGCAGTGAGCTGATGGTTGTTTATCCATTAGCGGTGCTTAAAGCCGGTGCTGCTTATATGCCGTTGGACTATAGCTTTCCTGCTGACCGGTTGGCCTATATGTTGGCAGATGCCGATGTCAAGCTGATTCTTAGCGAAAACAACCTGCCAGAAGAACATCTCCCCGACTTTGCCGGGCATGTTATCAAAACGGAAGTGCTAGAAAATCTGGCAGATGATAAGAGGATCACGTTGGAAATGCCGGAAGCTGGGGATCAGTTTGTGGTGCTTTACACCTCAGGATCTACCGGAATGCCCAAGGGGTGCGTGTTGGAGCATGGCAATCTGACTAATTTCTGCAAATGGTTCCAGTCTTACTACGCGGTTACAGACGCCGACCGATGTGGGGCTTATGCCAATTTTGGCTTTGATGCCCATATGCTGGATCTTTATCCCTATCTTACCGCCGGCGCTGGCGTCTGCATTATTCCATCGGAAATCCGACTGGATTTTATTGCGCTCAACGAATATTATGAAAAAAACAAGGTCACCCTGGCTTTTATGACAACCCAACTGGGGCGCCAGTTTGTTCAGGAAATTGATAATAAAAGCTTGCGGGCGTTGACTATTGGTGGTGAAAAACTGCCCTCGATCTCGCTGCCAGACTATGATTTGTTCCATGCCTATGGACCGACCGAATGCACGATCTTTTCGACCGTTCGTAAATTCCAGACCGAAAAGGATTGCCTTTTGATCGGTGGTCCGATTGGCAATTATCAACTCTTTGTCCTGGATGAGCAACTTCAGGTATTACCCATTGGCGCCATCGGTGAGCTTTGTGTGGGCGGTGCCGGCGTGGGACGATGTTATCTCAATCGAGAAGAACTGACGCGGGAAAAATTTATAAAATGGCAGGGTCAACGGATCTACCGTACCGGGGATTTTGTTCGATGGCTGGAAAATGGGGAAATTGAATTTATCGGCCGGATGGACGGTCAGGTCAAGCTTCGGGGACTGCGGATTGAGCTGGGTGAAGTCGAAAGCCGGATGGCTCAGTTTGAGGGAATCACCGCCAGTTTGAGGGAATCACCGCCAGTTTGA
- a CDS encoding sodium:alanine symporter family protein yields the protein MNFSEIVTAINNLVWGPVMLMLLVGTGIFLTIRLKFLPWRNLGYALKSIFVKTEKTKKKKRGDISPFQSLMTSLAATIGTGNIVGVATAMVLGGPGALVWMWISALFGLSTKYGESVLAIKYRETNEQGEMSGGPMYAMKNGIKIKWLGSTMAVLFSVFAVAASFGIGNMTQANSISNAVYGTFGVPTWITGLIITGLAITVLLGGIKSIGKVCGIIVPFMAVLYFIAALTVIIINYENVPAGIAEIFTMAFSPTAIAGGVGGTIIASMLTAMRWGVARGVFSNEAGLGSAPIAAAAAVTDYPSRQGYINMTGTFFDTLVTCSITGIVIASSGALGSVDASGNLVTGVNLTIMAFQSALGPAGGWIITIGIMLFAFSTILGWEYYGEKSLEYLIRAPIATKIYRFVYCLVTFIGSTIALEIVWDTMNGLMAIPNLICLLLLSNVIAKECFDYQDRIITPARLARKALKNK from the coding sequence ATGAACTTTTCGGAAATAGTTACAGCGATCAACAATTTAGTTTGGGGACCTGTTATGCTAATGCTTTTAGTAGGAACAGGAATCTTTTTAACCATTCGGTTAAAGTTTTTGCCATGGCGTAACCTTGGTTATGCTTTGAAATCAATTTTTGTAAAAACCGAGAAAACGAAGAAGAAAAAACGTGGGGATATTTCCCCTTTTCAATCGTTAATGACATCTTTGGCCGCCACCATCGGTACAGGAAATATCGTCGGTGTGGCAACGGCCATGGTACTGGGAGGTCCTGGTGCCCTGGTATGGATGTGGATCAGTGCCCTGTTTGGTCTTTCCACCAAATATGGTGAAAGTGTACTGGCCATAAAATATCGGGAAACCAACGAACAGGGCGAAATGTCCGGAGGGCCCATGTATGCCATGAAAAATGGCATTAAAATTAAATGGCTGGGATCCACAATGGCCGTTTTATTTTCAGTCTTTGCAGTGGCCGCTTCTTTTGGTATCGGCAACATGACCCAGGCCAACTCCATCTCAAATGCGGTTTATGGAACCTTTGGGGTGCCAACCTGGATTACCGGACTCATCATTACAGGTCTGGCGATCACTGTGCTTCTTGGCGGGATTAAAAGTATCGGAAAGGTTTGCGGCATAATTGTACCGTTTATGGCTGTTTTGTATTTTATCGCCGCATTAACCGTCATTATCATTAATTATGAAAATGTCCCAGCCGGCATAGCTGAAATCTTTACGATGGCTTTTTCTCCCACTGCCATTGCCGGTGGTGTCGGTGGAACGATTATTGCCAGTATGTTAACCGCGATGCGTTGGGGCGTTGCCCGGGGGGTTTTTTCCAATGAGGCGGGCCTGGGCTCCGCACCCATCGCCGCAGCGGCTGCAGTAACCGACTATCCTTCACGACAGGGCTATATCAATATGACCGGCACCTTTTTTGATACCCTGGTAACCTGCAGTATTACCGGCATAGTCATTGCCTCTTCCGGTGCATTAGGCAGTGTGGATGCCTCTGGAAATTTGGTAACCGGTGTGAATCTCACTATTATGGCATTTCAATCTGCATTAGGACCTGCCGGAGGATGGATTATAACCATTGGTATTATGCTATTTGCTTTTTCAACTATTTTGGGTTGGGAATATTATGGCGAAAAATCCCTGGAATATCTTATCAGAGCGCCCATAGCAACTAAGATCTATCGATTTGTTTACTGTCTGGTTACCTTTATCGGTTCAACCATTGCTTTGGAAATCGTCTGGGATACCATGAACGGCCTCATGGCCATTCCAAATCTCATTTGCCTGTTGCTTTTGAGTAATGTTATTGCCAAAGAGTGCTTTGATTATCAAGATCGCATCATCACACCAGCAAGACTGGCACGCAAAGCTTTGAAAAATAAATAA
- a CDS encoding peptide-methionine (R)-S-oxide reductase produces the protein MTQKKATESPFQNEYYNEYRKGLYVIISTGEPLYYGNVCFE, from the coding sequence GTGACCCAGAAAAAAGCCACTGAATCGCCGTTTCAAAATGAGTACTATAACGAATATCGAAAGGGGCTTTATGTGATTATCAGCACTGGGGAGCCGCTTTATTATGGAAACGTATGTTTTGAATAG
- the cobK gene encoding precorrin-6A reductase, which translates to MSKVLVIAGTTDAKTVIERLLEKKQDTAVTVTSRLGAGMLDEFNNLDIYQGKLNKDYITQLIRKLKPACLIDASNPFSTEITRNAINVCKFEALPYLRYERERIRYEDDPDITIVKNYGEACDVLENCEGNILLTLGSNKIETFKRIPDFSKRIYLRVLPDWKVLSKCESLGFNPRNIIAIKGPYNEALNIELFKYCKASVLVTKESGNMGGVVDKIKAAKKLGMKIILVDRIEENCSNKFSSIEELMKGVGKICHGQLNQ; encoded by the coding sequence ATGTCAAAAGTACTCGTAATAGCCGGGACAACCGACGCAAAGACAGTGATTGAAAGACTACTAGAAAAAAAACAGGATACGGCAGTGACGGTTACTTCGCGATTGGGAGCTGGTATGTTGGATGAGTTTAATAATCTGGATATTTATCAGGGTAAACTGAACAAAGATTACATTACCCAGTTGATTAGAAAGCTTAAACCGGCCTGTTTAATTGACGCCTCCAATCCATTTTCAACAGAAATAACAAGAAACGCCATCAATGTCTGCAAATTCGAAGCCCTGCCCTATCTTCGTTATGAACGGGAGCGGATCAGATATGAGGATGACCCGGACATTACCATCGTTAAGAACTACGGAGAAGCCTGTGATGTTCTGGAAAACTGCGAAGGCAATATTTTACTTACGCTTGGGAGTAATAAGATTGAAACATTCAAAAGGATTCCCGACTTCTCGAAAAGGATTTATCTGCGCGTGCTTCCAGACTGGAAAGTTTTAAGTAAATGCGAAAGTCTGGGATTTAACCCCAGAAATATCATTGCCATTAAGGGCCCCTATAATGAAGCGTTAAATATTGAATTATTTAAATATTGTAAGGCGTCGGTCCTGGTAACCAAGGAAAGTGGCAACATGGGTGGCGTAGTGGACAAAATCAAAGCCGCTAAAAAACTGGGGATGAAAATTATTCTGGTCGACCGGATTGAAGAAAACTGCAGCAATAAATTCTCTTCAATTGAAGAGTTGATGAAAGGTGTGGGAAAAATTTGCCATGGTCAGTTGAATCAGTAA
- a CDS encoding non-ribosomal peptide synthetase: MAELKAFLAEKLTSFMIPTAYMQLEQLPLTPNGKFNKKALPEPMITRGEIVLPKNALQQQIFVVISEIVGTDEFGITDDLFTIGFTSLMAIRLSVKLHKICGIEIKTTDIISNKTIEKLEKLVTNSASATKKEVVSYEKQPSYPLTENQLGIYLECQKDPQALQYNIPSEIKLSNQISAAALVEAVGKVINRHSYLKTYLVDENGSVTQKRNDQAEPQVLLIESTETEYPKIKAAFVKPFDLYREPLYRVTIVKTPKQIYLLCDFHHIIFDGASLQIFLTDLVAAYDGSPLEEEAYTAFDLALKEADYQQTKDYLADQAYFDAIIKPEMTVIPGDRNHSGEALLASEKLVVDGKVVDDFCKSQGISPSGLFMGGLIMALYRYSRNPDVQFTTISNGRGDVRVGRSIGMLVKTLPIGLEIQNDEAVGAFVKRVQNLLFEAMSHEAYPFTRIAEAHHLTPTINFAYQAGVLEAVTLAGEPLQINEMGQQKPKFSLSIHINSRGCDYEIETQYHQGLYSQVMMMRLTESIRQLVAQMISNSEQPVKSLSMLGAVDRLKLKSFNVTEAQLDEKIPVRRFEIMARSYPERTALIAKDGRLSFDQLNRLSNRVANALIKKGIKPEDKIAFLLDRDSRLHIALFGILKSGAAFIPVDPEYPSERIAEVLADSAAKYLITSNENISAGFDRALDIDELLKGNDDKNPEIDIAPDNLVYLIYTSGSTGKPKGVMLEQEGLANYVANIPNNNFVQALVNNVSTLLSITTVAFDVFLKENMTALLNGITIAFADEEQVNNPNDLAAFFKESGADGFSATPSRMISYLESEVFKTVLGSARLIICGGEKYPSNLYNILKGLTNAVLFNSYGPTEITISSNARHLENDQITIGAPLANVREYICDPDGNLLPIGVVGELLVGGKGVGRGYLNNPELTAKQFISFNNERVYKTGDYAKWTENGEVAVLGRMDHQIKLRGLRIELGEIEALISRYPGISQGVVTIQEINGVEYLCAYYTAGKWINPDQLAKHLKKKLTKYMVPTYFTQLEQFVMNQNGKIDMKALPQPELTKTGDYVKPESDLEKKICEAFEETLGIKPIGTNDNFFEIGGTSLMATKLTIKAEKRGVKISYANIFKYQTPGEMAEFMKNEGHVPLQGGCRQQEVRNYNYNEINRVLQFNTMDELRKAEHVAGECVGNILLTGATGYLGVHILENFIENYPGTAYCVVRPKGSLSGEKRLKNMLVFYFNKDYAEFFGNRIQIVEGEITDSTFLNCLNAINVDTVINCAANVKHFAAGTEIENINVGGVQLLIDYCMAQEARLIQISTHSIAGTSIDSQPPVDTKLSENNLFIGQDLDNKYANSKFTAERYILEAVNQGLKAKIMRVGNLMARNSDGEFQINFNSNAFMGKLKAYKLIGAFPFSGLEASVEFAPIDSTAAAILKLSETADHFRVFHPYNNHHITMADVIAAMGRYGFEIAIISEKEFQKRLETAMNDDRLTRYLSGIIAYTDTGSHQQIAYLGSEQRFTTNMLFRKGYKWPITSDDYLHKMIAAIDGLGFFEIGQK, encoded by the coding sequence GTGGCGGAATTAAAGGCCTTTTTGGCCGAAAAATTGACCTCTTTTATGATTCCTACCGCCTATATGCAATTGGAACAGTTGCCACTGACCCCCAATGGTAAATTTAATAAAAAAGCTTTGCCAGAGCCGATGATTACCCGGGGCGAGATTGTTTTGCCAAAGAATGCATTGCAACAGCAAATATTTGTGGTTATCAGCGAGATTGTTGGAACCGACGAGTTTGGGATCACGGACGACCTTTTCACCATTGGCTTTACTTCGTTGATGGCCATTCGTTTGTCGGTTAAGCTTCATAAAATCTGCGGGATTGAAATAAAAACGACAGACATTATTAGCAATAAAACCATTGAAAAGTTGGAAAAACTGGTAACGAATTCAGCTTCGGCCACTAAGAAAGAGGTAGTTAGTTACGAAAAACAGCCAAGCTATCCACTTACTGAAAATCAGCTGGGAATTTATCTGGAGTGTCAGAAAGACCCCCAGGCGTTACAATACAATATCCCTTCGGAAATAAAGCTGTCAAATCAGATTAGTGCCGCAGCGCTGGTGGAGGCAGTCGGAAAGGTGATCAATCGACACAGCTATTTAAAAACTTATCTGGTCGATGAAAATGGTAGCGTTACGCAGAAACGTAATGATCAGGCCGAGCCCCAGGTATTATTGATAGAATCCACGGAAACGGAATATCCAAAGATTAAGGCGGCGTTTGTTAAACCTTTTGATCTATACAGGGAGCCGCTTTATCGGGTGACTATCGTAAAAACGCCAAAACAGATCTATCTGCTTTGTGATTTCCATCACATCATTTTTGATGGCGCATCCTTACAGATTTTTCTGACCGATCTGGTAGCGGCTTATGATGGAAGTCCACTGGAGGAAGAAGCGTACACGGCTTTTGATCTGGCTTTGAAAGAAGCTGATTATCAGCAAACAAAAGACTATCTAGCGGATCAAGCCTATTTTGACGCGATCATCAAGCCGGAAATGACCGTGATACCTGGTGATCGTAATCATTCAGGGGAAGCGCTGCTGGCGTCAGAAAAGCTGGTAGTTGATGGTAAGGTGGTTGATGACTTCTGCAAAAGTCAGGGAATTTCTCCCAGCGGTCTGTTTATGGGTGGGCTGATTATGGCGCTCTATCGTTATTCTCGAAATCCAGATGTTCAGTTTACCACTATTTCCAATGGGCGGGGTGATGTTCGGGTCGGTCGCAGTATCGGTATGCTGGTTAAAACCTTACCCATCGGTCTGGAGATACAGAATGATGAAGCGGTCGGAGCTTTTGTAAAACGGGTTCAGAATCTGCTGTTTGAAGCGATGAGTCACGAAGCTTATCCTTTTACCAGAATTGCCGAAGCCCACCACTTGACCCCGACGATTAACTTTGCTTATCAGGCCGGGGTACTGGAAGCCGTAACACTAGCAGGTGAACCCTTACAAATAAACGAAATGGGACAGCAGAAACCGAAATTTTCCTTATCCATTCATATCAATTCGCGGGGATGTGATTATGAGATTGAGACGCAGTATCACCAGGGCCTTTATTCCCAGGTAATGATGATGCGCCTGACAGAAAGCATTAGACAGCTAGTGGCTCAGATGATTAGTAATAGTGAACAGCCGGTGAAATCACTGTCGATGTTAGGGGCCGTAGATCGTCTTAAATTAAAAAGTTTTAACGTGACAGAGGCCCAGTTGGATGAAAAAATTCCAGTTCGTCGCTTTGAAATAATGGCTCGAAGTTATCCAGAGCGAACGGCCTTAATTGCTAAAGATGGTCGGCTGAGCTTTGATCAGTTGAATCGTTTGTCAAACCGGGTCGCGAATGCTTTGATAAAAAAGGGCATCAAACCGGAGGATAAGATTGCGTTTTTATTGGATCGCGACAGCCGCCTGCATATTGCCCTCTTTGGAATTCTCAAATCAGGAGCGGCTTTTATTCCTGTTGATCCTGAATATCCGAGTGAGCGGATTGCCGAGGTTCTAGCTGATAGTGCCGCCAAATATCTGATCACCAGCAATGAAAATATCTCAGCAGGATTTGATCGGGCGCTGGATATTGATGAGTTGTTAAAAGGCAATGACGATAAAAATCCAGAGATAGACATTGCTCCGGATAATCTGGTTTACCTCATTTATACATCGGGTTCCACCGGCAAACCCAAGGGAGTGATGTTGGAACAGGAAGGTTTGGCCAATTATGTGGCTAATATACCCAATAATAACTTTGTTCAGGCACTGGTTAACAATGTGTCGACCTTATTATCGATTACCACTGTGGCCTTTGATGTATTTTTGAAAGAGAATATGACAGCATTGCTCAATGGTATCACGATTGCCTTTGCTGACGAAGAACAGGTGAATAACCCCAATGATTTGGCGGCCTTTTTCAAGGAATCTGGGGCGGATGGGTTTTCCGCAACTCCTTCCCGGATGATTTCCTATTTGGAGTCAGAAGTTTTTAAAACTGTTTTGGGATCAGCCCGTCTGATCATCTGTGGCGGTGAAAAATACCCATCGAACCTGTATAATATCCTAAAAGGTCTGACCAATGCGGTTTTATTCAACAGCTACGGGCCCACGGAGATCACCATCTCTTCAAATGCCAGACATTTGGAAAACGACCAGATCACCATCGGAGCGCCGCTAGCTAATGTCCGGGAATATATTTGTGACCCGGATGGCAACCTGCTGCCCATTGGGGTCGTTGGCGAATTGCTAGTTGGCGGTAAAGGAGTTGGCCGGGGGTATCTAAATAATCCGGAACTTACAGCCAAACAATTTATCAGCTTTAATAATGAACGGGTATATAAAACCGGAGACTATGCGAAGTGGACTGAAAATGGTGAAGTGGCAGTGCTGGGACGGATGGATCATCAAATAAAACTGCGTGGGCTGCGGATTGAACTGGGTGAAATTGAAGCCCTGATCAGTCGCTATCCGGGTATATCCCAGGGAGTGGTAACCATTCAGGAAATCAATGGGGTAGAATATCTCTGTGCCTATTATACGGCTGGGAAATGGATTAATCCTGATCAGCTAGCCAAACATTTAAAGAAAAAACTGACTAAATACATGGTACCCACCTATTTCACGCAGTTGGAACAATTTGTCATGAATCAAAATGGCAAGATCGATATGAAGGCGTTGCCGCAACCGGAGCTAACCAAAACTGGCGATTATGTGAAGCCGGAGTCTGATCTTGAAAAGAAAATTTGCGAAGCATTTGAAGAAACCCTGGGGATTAAACCGATTGGGACTAATGACAATTTCTTTGAAATTGGTGGGACTTCACTGATGGCAACAAAACTAACCATTAAGGCGGAAAAACGTGGCGTTAAAATCAGTTATGCCAATATTTTTAAATATCAGACCCCTGGGGAAATGGCTGAATTTATGAAAAATGAGGGACACGTCCCACTTCAGGGCGGTTGTCGGCAACAGGAAGTCCGAAATTATAACTACAATGAGATTAATCGGGTGTTACAATTTAATACCATGGATGAACTGCGAAAAGCCGAGCATGTCGCGGGTGAGTGCGTGGGGAATATTTTGCTGACCGGCGCCACTGGATACCTCGGAGTTCATATTCTGGAGAACTTTATCGAGAATTATCCTGGCACGGCTTATTGTGTCGTGCGTCCGAAGGGTTCCTTAAGTGGTGAGAAGCGCTTGAAAAACATGCTGGTCTTCTACTTTAATAAGGATTATGCTGAGTTCTTCGGAAATCGCATTCAGATTGTCGAAGGAGAAATTACCGACAGTACTTTTCTGAATTGCTTAAATGCGATTAACGTCGATACTGTGATCAATTGTGCGGCTAATGTGAAGCATTTTGCCGCTGGAACAGAAATTGAAAATATTAATGTGGGTGGGGTTCAGCTGCTGATTGATTATTGTATGGCCCAAGAAGCTCGGCTGATTCAGATTTCTACCCATAGCATTGCGGGTACCAGTATTGACAGTCAGCCGCCGGTAGATACCAAGCTGTCAGAAAACAATCTTTTTATCGGTCAGGATCTCGACAATAAGTATGCAAATAGTAAATTTACGGCCGAGCGATATATTCTGGAGGCCGTAAATCAGGGATTGAAAGCGAAAATTATGCGGGTTGGAAATCTGATGGCCCGGAATTCTGACGGAGAATTCCAGATCAATTTTAATTCCAATGCCTTTATGGGTAAACTGAAAGCTTATAAACTGATTGGGGCCTTTCCATTTTCTGGTCTGGAAGCATCCGTGGAATTTGCCCCAATCGATTCCACCGCGGCGGCTATCCTTAAGCTCAGCGAAACGGCTGACCATTTCAGGGTCTTCCATCCCTACAATAATCATCATATCACAATGGCTGATGTGATTGCCGCGATGGGGCGCTACGGATTTGAGATTGCGATCATCAGCGAAAAAGAGTTCCAGAAACGATTGGAAACAGCGATGAATGATGACCGCCTGACCCGTTATTTATCGGGGATCATTGCCTACACCGATACCGGCTCGCACCAGCAGATTGCTTATCTGGGCAGTGAACAACGGTTTACCACTAATATGCTTTTCCGTAAAGGATATAAATGGCCGATTACCAGTGATGATTATCTTCATAAGATGATAGCCGCTATTGATGGACTTGGATTTTTCGAGATTGGTCAAAAATAA
- the cbiQ gene encoding cobalt ECF transporter T component CbiQ, whose translation MHHQKRHHHQIGHKHGEGSAIDFYAYASKIRQWNPTFKVVFSFTTLLLCIGLNNPFVSLAVIASMAYLTVLKGGLPLGAYISVLMIPITFILLGTIAIGVDFSSQPIGQFNLFLGFGYLFTSVAKLQEMAFLILKVFGAISAMIMMTLSTPSSEIIGVLRKAHVPKLIIELMNLIYRYIFIMLDVFNNIRNSADSRQGYSDFKTACYTFGSVASNMLVVSLKKANAYYTAMEARGYDGDLVFLEEEKKLQVSHLIIGAAFMIFLILLGIFTH comes from the coding sequence ATGCATCATCAGAAGCGACACCATCATCAAATTGGACATAAACATGGCGAAGGATCGGCCATTGATTTTTATGCCTATGCCTCAAAAATAAGACAGTGGAACCCGACCTTTAAAGTGGTTTTTTCCTTTACCACCCTGCTTCTTTGCATTGGGCTAAATAATCCCTTTGTGTCTCTGGCCGTAATCGCCAGCATGGCCTATTTGACGGTGTTAAAAGGCGGACTGCCGCTGGGAGCGTATATTTCGGTACTGATGATACCGATTACCTTTATTCTTCTGGGAACCATTGCCATTGGGGTTGATTTTTCAAGCCAGCCGATCGGGCAGTTTAATCTTTTTCTTGGTTTTGGCTATCTCTTTACCTCAGTTGCCAAGCTCCAGGAAATGGCCTTTCTGATTCTGAAAGTCTTTGGTGCCATTAGCGCCATGATTATGATGACCTTGTCCACACCTTCTTCAGAAATCATCGGGGTGCTCCGAAAGGCCCATGTGCCCAAGCTGATTATTGAGCTAATGAACCTGATTTATCGGTATATTTTTATTATGCTGGATGTTTTTAATAACATACGAAATTCTGCCGATTCCCGCCAGGGCTATAGTGATTTTAAGACTGCCTGCTATACCTTTGGCAGTGTCGCCAGCAATATGCTGGTGGTTTCACTTAAAAAGGCCAATGCTTATTATACCGCCATGGAAGCCAGAGGCTATGACGGCGATTTGGTTTTTCTGGAAGAAGAAAAGAAGCTTCAGGTGAGTCACCTGATAATTGGGGCTGCCTTCATGATTTTTCTGATTCTGCTTGGGATTTTTACGCACTAG